The Coregonus clupeaformis isolate EN_2021a chromosome 18, ASM2061545v1, whole genome shotgun sequence genome has a segment encoding these proteins:
- the pebp1 gene encoding phosphatidylethanolamine-binding protein 1, which produces MPVDLSHWTGALALTEVDEKPAQTLHVKYGSLEIDELGKVLTPTQVQSRPTSIEWDGCDSTKLYTLAMTDPDAPSRKDPKFGEWHHFLVVNMKGNDVSSGCVMSDYVGSGPPKGTGLHRYVWLVYEQSGSLSCEEPILTNCCGDNRGKFKIQAFRQKYGLGVPVAGTCYQAEWDNYVPKLYEQLAGK; this is translated from the exons ATGCCGGTAGATTTAAGCCACTGGACAGGGGCTCTTGCCCTAACAGAGGTGGATGAGAAGCCTGCACAGACCCTCCATGTCAAGTATGGCTCTCTTGAAATCGACGAGTTGGGCAAAGTGCTCACGCCAACACAG GTGCAGAGTCGACCCACCTCTATCGAGTGGGATGGGTGTGACTCCACTAAGCTGTACACCCTGGCCATGACCGACCCCGATGCACCCAGCAGGAAAGACCCCAAGTTCGG GGAGTGGCATCACTTTCTGGTGGTGAACATGAAGGGAAATGACGTGTCTAGTGGATGTGTTATGTCCGACTACGTTGGGTCTGGCCCTCCAAAAGGCACTG GTCTCCACAGGTATGTGTGGCTGGTCTATGAGCAGTCAGGAAGCCTCTCCTGTGAGGAGCCCATCCTCACCAACTGCTGTGGAGACAACCGCGGCAAGTTCAAGATCCAAGCCTTCCGCCAGAAATACGGACTGGGAGTTCCCGTGGCTGGAACCTGCTATCAGGCAGAGTGGGATAACTATGTCCCTAAACTCTATGAGCAACTGGCTGGAAAATAA